One genomic region from uncultured Subdoligranulum sp. encodes:
- a CDS encoding glycogen/starch/alpha-glucan phosphorylase produces MAILNAVKLSEKSVIPKQNSKERTILKYTKREFEKLLKDKLMSECNVTLDMASADQIYRCLASITRQIMSDRQKRFQAKVLGEGKKQVYYLCMEFLMGRSLRTSLFNLGLNEVAESVLADADVKIDTIYDQEPDAGLGNGGLGRLAACYLDGMATDCIPGTGYSILYEYGIFKQKIVDGWQQETADNWLPGGQVWIKSHPDQAQEIRFDGQAIETWEGGFHHVKYENYNSVIAVPNDMYVAGYGSQGVSKLRLWQAKAPSFDMSSFNAGNYNTAISQSASAELISKILYPNDNHTEGKILRLRQQYFFSAASIADILQNHLNQYGTLDNLPDKVAIQLNDTHPTVAIPEMMRILLDECSYDWDTAFDICRKVFAYTNHTVMSEALEKWNADIFRSTLPRIWQIVCELDRRCRIELEKAFPGDYGKINYMAILGDNQVRTANICAYVCHAINGVSKLHSEIIKDSVFHDYYLFKPKAFKNVTNGIAYRRWLLASNPGLTNLLEETIGEGFKTDASELKKFEKYADDAAVLDKLAQVKHENKATFANYLQKATGQVIDPSSIFDCQVKRMHEYKRQHLNALNIAAEYLYLKNNPNAEFTPKTYIFGAKAAPGYYMAKQMIRMICKLGKMIDEDPAVRDKLRVVYLEDYCVTLSERLMPASEVSEQISLAGTEASGTGNMKFMLNGAITLGTLDGANVEIADAAGHDNEIIFGMLTPEVNALKGMGYHPSAFISGDNTAMAVLDMLEKGWNGENFSEVTNNLRNSDPYMVMADFKDYRRAQQMVQQLYQDKKKWNHMSLMNIANAGIFSADRSIMDYARDIWGATPVK; encoded by the coding sequence ATGGCAATTTTGAATGCCGTTAAACTTTCAGAAAAATCAGTGATCCCAAAACAAAACAGTAAGGAGAGAACGATTTTGAAATACACCAAGCGTGAGTTTGAGAAGCTGCTCAAGGACAAGCTGATGAGCGAATGCAATGTCACTCTGGACATGGCTTCCGCCGATCAGATCTACCGCTGCCTGGCCTCCATCACCCGTCAGATCATGTCTGACCGCCAGAAGCGGTTCCAGGCCAAGGTCCTGGGCGAGGGCAAGAAGCAGGTGTACTACCTGTGCATGGAGTTCCTCATGGGCCGCAGCCTGCGCACCAGCCTGTTCAACCTGGGCCTCAATGAGGTGGCCGAGAGCGTGCTGGCCGACGCCGACGTGAAGATCGATACCATCTACGACCAGGAGCCCGATGCAGGCCTGGGCAACGGCGGTCTGGGCCGTCTGGCTGCCTGCTACCTGGACGGCATGGCCACCGACTGCATCCCCGGCACCGGCTACTCCATCCTGTACGAGTACGGCATCTTCAAGCAGAAGATCGTGGACGGCTGGCAGCAGGAAACCGCCGACAACTGGCTGCCCGGCGGCCAGGTGTGGATCAAGTCCCACCCCGACCAGGCCCAGGAGATCCGCTTTGACGGCCAGGCCATCGAGACCTGGGAGGGCGGCTTCCATCACGTGAAGTACGAGAACTACAACTCGGTCATCGCCGTGCCCAACGATATGTACGTGGCCGGTTACGGCAGCCAGGGTGTTTCCAAGCTGCGTCTGTGGCAGGCCAAGGCGCCCAGCTTCGATATGAGCAGCTTCAACGCCGGCAACTACAACACCGCCATCAGCCAGTCCGCTTCCGCCGAGCTGATCTCCAAGATCCTCTACCCCAACGACAACCACACCGAGGGCAAGATCCTGCGTCTGCGCCAGCAGTATTTCTTCTCGGCCGCTTCCATTGCGGACATCCTGCAGAATCACCTGAACCAGTACGGCACGCTGGACAACCTGCCCGACAAGGTGGCCATCCAGCTCAACGATACCCATCCCACTGTGGCCATCCCCGAGATGATGCGCATCCTGCTGGATGAGTGCAGCTACGACTGGGATACCGCCTTCGACATCTGCCGCAAGGTGTTCGCCTACACCAACCATACCGTCATGAGCGAAGCGCTGGAGAAGTGGAACGCCGACATCTTCCGCAGCACGCTGCCCCGTATCTGGCAGATCGTCTGCGAGCTGGACCGCCGCTGCCGCATCGAGCTGGAGAAGGCCTTCCCCGGCGACTACGGCAAGATCAACTATATGGCCATCCTGGGCGACAACCAGGTCCGCACCGCCAACATCTGCGCCTATGTGTGCCACGCCATCAACGGTGTGTCCAAGCTGCACAGCGAGATCATCAAGGACAGCGTCTTCCACGACTACTACCTGTTCAAGCCCAAGGCCTTCAAGAATGTCACCAACGGCATTGCCTACCGCCGCTGGCTGCTGGCTTCCAACCCCGGCCTGACCAACCTGCTGGAGGAGACCATCGGCGAGGGCTTCAAGACCGACGCCTCCGAGCTGAAGAAGTTCGAGAAGTACGCCGACGATGCCGCCGTGCTGGACAAGCTGGCCCAGGTCAAGCATGAGAACAAGGCCACCTTTGCCAACTACCTGCAGAAGGCCACCGGCCAGGTCATCGATCCCAGCTCCATCTTTGACTGCCAGGTCAAGCGGATGCACGAGTACAAGCGTCAGCACCTGAACGCGCTGAACATCGCGGCCGAGTACCTCTACCTGAAGAACAACCCCAACGCCGAGTTTACGCCCAAGACCTACATCTTCGGCGCCAAGGCAGCCCCCGGCTACTACATGGCCAAGCAGATGATCCGGATGATCTGCAAGCTGGGCAAGATGATCGACGAGGATCCCGCCGTGCGCGACAAGCTGCGCGTGGTCTACCTGGAAGATTACTGCGTCACCCTGTCCGAGCGGCTGATGCCCGCCTCGGAAGTGTCCGAGCAGATCTCTCTGGCCGGCACCGAGGCTTCCGGCACCGGCAACATGAAGTTCATGCTCAACGGCGCCATCACGCTGGGCACCCTGGACGGTGCCAACGTGGAGATCGCCGATGCCGCCGGTCATGACAACGAGATCATCTTCGGCATGCTCACGCCGGAAGTGAACGCGCTGAAGGGCATGGGCTATCATCCCTCCGCCTTCATCTCGGGCGACAACACCGCCATGGCCGTTCTCGACATGCTGGAGAAGGGCTGGAACGGCGAGAACTTCAGCGAAGTGACCAACAACCTGCGCAACTCCGACCCGTATATGGTCATGGCGGACTTCAAGGATTACCGCCGTGCCCAGCAGATGGTGCAGCAGCTGTACCAGGACAAGAAGAAGTGGAACCACATGAGCCTGATGAACATTGCCAATGCGGGCATCTTCAGCGCCGACCGTTCCATCATGGATTACGCGCGCGACATCTGGGGCGCCACGCCGGTCAAATAA
- a CDS encoding cell division protein ZapA, with the protein MGMATSKVRLNICGSSYVVNTTESEDYMQNLADRLNLDMNELMASSNSISITTAAVMTALNYRDELEKASGSADNMRRQIKDYLEDAASAKMAAEEVRRENASLKRRIDELERRLRRSQSAQEAP; encoded by the coding sequence ATGGGAATGGCTACCTCAAAAGTGCGGCTGAACATCTGCGGTTCCAGCTATGTGGTCAACACCACCGAGAGCGAGGACTATATGCAGAACCTGGCCGACCGGCTGAACCTGGATATGAACGAGCTGATGGCCTCCTCCAACTCCATCTCCATCACCACCGCCGCCGTCATGACGGCACTGAACTACCGCGACGAGCTGGAAAAGGCCAGCGGCAGCGCCGACAACATGCGCCGCCAGATCAAGGATTACCTGGAAGACGCCGCCAGCGCCAAGATGGCCGCCGAGGAAGTGCGCCGGGAGAACGCTTCGCTGAAGCGCCGCATCGACGAGCTGGAACGCCGTCTGCGCCGTTCGCAGAGCGCGCAGGAGGCTCCGTGA
- a CDS encoding U32 family peptidase, protein MSRPLEILAPAGNREMLGAAVFSGADAVYLGLTGFNARRTAGNFTPEELREAVSFCHARGVRVHVTLNTLVYARELEGLADAVRAVAEAGADAVIADDLATAQLIKQIAPTLHLHGSTQMSVHTPDGAKELAALGYDRVILARELSLEEIRAICAASPIECEVFIHGALCMSVSGQCMMSAFLGGRSGNRGACAGPCRLPFDASAGLAPGKPGKACHLSLKDMDHIPHLRELMDAGVASVKIEGRLRTPEYAAACVAACRAVREGQPYDEALLRDIFSRSGFTDGYLTGRNDGTMFGVRTEADAAATRAATPKARELFRRELQRIPVRFTVFFEEEGVKLTAADEDGHKAIVYSEEAPQPAQKDQTPAIERALGKTGGTPFLCAGVTLTGAPGFLPGSVWNELRREALETLLEKRSVITPHPVQPYLPPHFAAHTVGAVPALSARFSTVAQCPAAFAEQLQWLIFPLDEADKVPETWRQKTLLELPRVMFGKLEERTAQRLHALRGAGFAGAVANNAAHLLLAKDWPLYGGLGLNITNPMAAARYAELGLQGMLLHPETAVNAMQAVAPVRDGRAIPTAALCYGHIPLMLTRACPLRNVHSCAQCPGGGTLRDRKGRDFTVTCSAPGGAGIRTVFNPVPLYMGDRMTELPVDGAVAAFTTESPARVAQILELLAAGQPFDSEFTRGLYYTNN, encoded by the coding sequence GTGAGCCGCCCGCTGGAGATCCTGGCCCCCGCAGGAAATCGTGAAATGCTTGGCGCCGCTGTCTTCAGCGGCGCTGATGCTGTTTATCTGGGGCTTACCGGCTTCAACGCCCGGCGCACGGCGGGCAACTTCACGCCGGAGGAACTGCGGGAGGCGGTGTCCTTCTGCCATGCCCGGGGCGTGCGGGTCCATGTGACGCTGAACACGCTTGTCTACGCCCGGGAACTGGAAGGGCTGGCCGACGCGGTGCGCGCCGTGGCCGAGGCGGGGGCCGATGCCGTCATTGCCGACGACCTGGCCACCGCCCAGCTGATCAAACAGATCGCGCCCACGCTGCATCTGCACGGTTCCACCCAGATGAGCGTGCACACCCCCGACGGGGCGAAGGAACTGGCGGCCCTGGGCTACGACCGGGTCATCCTGGCGCGGGAACTGTCGCTGGAGGAGATCCGGGCCATCTGCGCCGCCAGCCCCATCGAGTGCGAGGTGTTCATCCACGGTGCCCTCTGCATGAGCGTCAGCGGCCAGTGCATGATGAGCGCCTTCCTGGGCGGGCGCAGCGGCAACCGGGGCGCCTGTGCGGGCCCCTGCCGCCTGCCCTTTGATGCCTCGGCGGGGCTGGCCCCCGGCAAACCGGGCAAGGCCTGCCATCTGAGCCTCAAGGACATGGATCATATCCCCCATCTGCGGGAGCTGATGGACGCCGGTGTGGCCAGCGTCAAGATTGAGGGCCGCCTGCGCACGCCGGAGTACGCCGCCGCCTGTGTGGCGGCCTGCCGTGCGGTGCGGGAGGGCCAGCCCTACGACGAAGCCCTGCTGCGGGACATCTTCTCCCGCTCCGGCTTCACCGACGGCTACCTGACCGGCCGCAACGACGGCACCATGTTCGGTGTGCGCACCGAGGCCGATGCCGCCGCCACCCGGGCCGCCACCCCCAAGGCGCGGGAGCTGTTCCGCCGGGAGCTGCAGCGCATCCCCGTGCGGTTTACCGTTTTCTTCGAGGAGGAGGGCGTCAAGCTGACCGCCGCCGATGAGGACGGCCACAAGGCCATCGTCTACAGTGAGGAAGCGCCCCAGCCCGCCCAGAAGGACCAGACCCCCGCCATTGAGCGGGCGCTGGGCAAGACGGGCGGTACGCCGTTCCTCTGCGCGGGCGTCACCCTCACCGGCGCCCCTGGTTTCCTGCCCGGCAGCGTCTGGAACGAGCTGCGCCGGGAAGCGCTGGAGACGCTGCTGGAAAAGCGCTCCGTCATCACGCCCCACCCGGTGCAGCCCTACCTGCCGCCCCATTTTGCCGCCCATACGGTGGGCGCCGTGCCGGCCCTGTCCGCCCGGTTTTCCACCGTGGCCCAGTGCCCCGCGGCCTTTGCAGAACAGCTGCAGTGGCTGATTTTCCCCCTGGACGAGGCCGACAAGGTGCCCGAAACCTGGCGGCAGAAGACCCTGCTGGAACTGCCCCGGGTCATGTTCGGCAAGCTGGAAGAGCGCACCGCCCAGCGGCTGCACGCCCTGCGGGGCGCCGGCTTTGCCGGAGCGGTGGCCAACAACGCCGCCCACCTGCTGCTGGCCAAAGACTGGCCGCTCTACGGCGGGCTGGGACTGAACATCACCAACCCCATGGCCGCCGCCCGCTACGCTGAGCTGGGCCTGCAGGGAATGCTGCTCCACCCCGAGACGGCCGTGAACGCCATGCAGGCCGTGGCCCCCGTCCGGGATGGCCGGGCCATCCCCACGGCGGCCCTCTGCTACGGCCACATTCCGCTGATGCTCACCCGGGCCTGCCCGCTGCGCAACGTGCACAGCTGTGCCCAGTGTCCCGGCGGCGGCACGCTGCGGGACCGCAAGGGCCGGGATTTCACGGTGACCTGCTCGGCCCCCGGCGGGGCGGGCATCCGCACGGTGTTCAACCCGGTGCCGCTGTATATGGGCGACCGGATGACCGAACTGCCGGTGGATGGGGCGGTGGCCGCCTTCACCACCGAATCCCCTGCCCGGGTCGCCCAGATTTTGGAGCTGCTGGCGGCCGGACAGCCGTTTGACAGCGAGTTCACCCGTGGGCTATACTATACCAACAACTGA
- the dut gene encoding dUTP diphosphatase — translation MQMTVFCKKLDPRAKLPVYATPGAAAADLCALLDEPLTIAPMERVLVPTGLAIELPGADCVALVYARSGLSIKYGLCMANGVGVIDSDYRGELRVPMINLGGEPYTVQPGERVAQLCIAPVWQAAFVQAETLSDTNRGAGGFGSTGTV, via the coding sequence ATGCAAATGACCGTTTTCTGCAAAAAGCTGGACCCCCGGGCCAAGCTGCCCGTCTACGCCACCCCCGGCGCGGCGGCCGCCGACCTGTGCGCCCTGCTGGACGAACCGCTGACCATCGCCCCCATGGAGCGGGTGCTGGTGCCCACCGGGCTGGCCATCGAGCTGCCCGGCGCCGACTGCGTGGCGCTGGTCTATGCCCGCAGCGGCCTTTCCATCAAGTACGGCCTGTGCATGGCCAACGGCGTGGGGGTCATCGACAGCGACTACCGGGGGGAACTCCGGGTGCCCATGATCAACCTGGGCGGCGAACCCTACACGGTCCAGCCCGGCGAGCGGGTGGCCCAGCTCTGCATTGCGCCGGTGTGGCAGGCTGCCTTTGTGCAGGCCGAAACGCTGAGCGATACCAACCGCGGCGCGGGGGGCTTCGGCTCCACCGGCACGGTGTGA
- a CDS encoding Maf family protein, with the protein MALILASGSPRRRELMALIAPDYTVITSDVDESKIAADTPAHLAQALATAKARAVAASHPEDVVCGFDTVVECNGKVFGKPRDEADALRMLRALSGCTHKVHTGVCICRGSRAAATVETTLVHFSPIDEEDLLAYVRTPEPYDKAGAYAIQGHAALWCAGIAGCYYNIMGLPVHRTAQLLREFR; encoded by the coding sequence ATGGCTTTGATCCTGGCCTCCGGCAGCCCGCGGCGCCGCGAGCTGATGGCATTGATTGCCCCGGATTACACGGTGATCACCAGTGACGTGGACGAGAGCAAGATCGCGGCCGACACCCCTGCCCATCTGGCGCAGGCGCTGGCCACGGCCAAGGCCCGTGCCGTCGCCGCGTCCCATCCGGAGGATGTGGTCTGCGGGTTTGACACGGTGGTGGAATGCAACGGCAAGGTGTTCGGCAAACCGCGCGATGAAGCCGACGCTTTGCGGATGCTGCGCGCGCTTTCGGGCTGCACCCACAAGGTACATACCGGGGTGTGCATCTGCCGCGGCAGCCGGGCCGCCGCCACGGTGGAAACCACGCTGGTACACTTTTCCCCCATCGACGAGGAGGATCTGCTGGCCTACGTGCGCACGCCGGAACCCTACGACAAAGCCGGAGCCTACGCCATCCAGGGCCACGCGGCGCTGTGGTGCGCGGGCATTGCGGGGTGCTATTACAACATCATGGGGCTGCCGGTGCATCGTACGGCGCAGCTGCTGCGGGAATTCCGGTAA